One region of Synechococcus elongatus PCC 11801 genomic DNA includes:
- the rsmH gene encoding 16S rRNA (cytosine(1402)-N(4))-methyltransferase RsmH, with amino-acid sequence MLADSSQPSSFHHVTVLQKELVEGLLPDRGGWFLDATLGGGGHSELLLSSWANTQVIGLDRDPAAIAASQSRLQPYGDRAQFQHVNFADYQPGDRQFQGIMADLGVSSPQLDEAERGFSFRQDAPLDMRMDPTAELTAAEIVNEWDETDLANLIYQYGEERLSRRIARRIVERRPFDRTLELSEAIAGAVPRSYRYGRIHPATRTFQALRIAVNGELDALQTFLDRAPDWLAPGGRIALISFHSLEDRIIKHALRGDDRLTVITRKPLLPSEAEIEANPRSRSAKLRIAERVAD; translated from the coding sequence ATGCTCGCTGATTCTTCGCAGCCGTCGTCATTCCACCACGTCACGGTTCTCCAAAAGGAGTTAGTGGAGGGATTACTGCCCGATCGCGGCGGTTGGTTTTTGGATGCAACCTTGGGTGGTGGCGGTCATAGTGAGTTGTTGCTTTCTAGCTGGGCCAATACGCAGGTGATTGGCCTCGATCGCGATCCGGCGGCGATCGCCGCGAGTCAGAGCCGACTGCAGCCCTACGGCGATCGCGCTCAGTTTCAGCACGTCAACTTTGCTGACTATCAGCCGGGCGATCGCCAGTTTCAGGGGATCATGGCGGACCTTGGCGTCAGTTCCCCACAGTTGGATGAGGCGGAGCGCGGTTTTAGCTTCCGGCAGGATGCGCCGTTGGATATGCGCATGGACCCTACGGCGGAATTGACTGCTGCCGAGATCGTTAACGAATGGGATGAAACGGATCTCGCCAACCTGATCTATCAGTACGGCGAAGAGCGACTGTCGCGCCGCATTGCTCGCCGGATTGTGGAGCGGCGTCCCTTCGATCGCACACTGGAACTATCGGAAGCGATTGCTGGAGCCGTCCCGCGCAGCTACCGTTATGGCCGCATTCATCCGGCAACTCGTACGTTTCAGGCGCTGCGGATTGCGGTCAATGGCGAACTGGACGCGTTGCAAACCTTTCTCGATCGCGCGCCCGATTGGTTGGCACCGGGTGGCCGCATTGCCCTGATCAGCTTCCACAGCTTGGAAGACCGGATTATCAAACATGCCCTGCGCGGCGACGATCGCCTGACCGTGATCACCCGTAAACCACTCTTACCCAGCGAAGCCGAGATTGAAGCCAACCCGCGATCGCGATCGGCCAAGCTGCGAATTGCGGAGCGAGTTGCTGATTAA
- a CDS encoding CBS domain-containing protein, translating into MDLILCHGTADFDTLGAAVGLSRLLPGSRIVLTGGAHPAVRDFLALYRDEYPLIERRSVDPKRLRRIHLVDAQERLRFGKAAEWLDLPQLEAIAVYDHHLQSPCDIAASDRQVEAVGATATLMCERLQAAQIQLAPAEATVLALGIHVDTGSLSYDQSTPRDAQALAWLMTQGANLRVLREYVEPGLSAPLQALLSQSLEVLELEERRGKTLARVLLPVDGYLTGLSSLAAQLFALTEADLLLLGVHYPVEGSTDRRLTVIGRSRIEGPDLGQTFRQWGGGGHARAASLNWRGTAIAATWAAIGAAVLEQLPAPLLARDLMSSPVRTVRPEIAIAEAERILLRYGHSGLSVVDEQDQLVGIISRRDLDLALHHGFGHAPVKGYMTLNPKTISPETSLPEIEDLMVTYDIGRLPVLDRDQLVGIVTRTDVLRQLHQDQQRQTPPLNAPACLLPGTPRDWLRQRLIPAQWELLETAAHFAEERGWHLYLVGGGVRDLFLAQTDAPLLISDIDLVVDGFHRALSEAAGVELAQLLRDRYPQARLEVHGRFQTAALLWHEDPVFESLWVDIATARTEFYPYPAANPEVEASSIRQDLYRRDFTINALAIRLTEPHAGELLDFFGGRLDLEARQVRVLHVNSFIEDPTRIFRAVRFAVRLSFAIEDQTRRQIRYALDSGVYQRTQGENSITPALQTRLRAELQLILEAQYWLPALRELGSLQAFRCLHSDCWWTRSLEAQLRRCDRLNRRWQQQAHPSLKPVPPWLLRLQSLLTSLPEPGPIAQRLQLPQEVIQRLQQWPEAIAQLTQLDSAQLPSQLYRQLADYDPITLLLAAAVLPRSQRRVISRYLWEWLPLELPISGHDLKTLGYRPGPQFREILEALHGAVLDGKVPAGSDEAARQRVLHWLSDRYPHP; encoded by the coding sequence ATGGATCTGATTCTCTGTCACGGCACGGCCGACTTTGACACGTTGGGCGCGGCGGTTGGCCTCAGTCGTCTGCTGCCGGGGTCGCGCATTGTGCTGACGGGCGGGGCTCATCCAGCCGTGCGAGACTTTTTGGCACTTTATCGCGATGAGTATCCGCTGATTGAACGGCGATCGGTTGATCCCAAGCGGCTGCGGCGAATTCACTTAGTGGATGCCCAAGAGCGGCTGCGCTTTGGCAAGGCGGCAGAATGGCTGGACCTACCGCAGTTGGAGGCGATCGCAGTCTACGACCACCACCTACAAAGTCCCTGCGATATTGCGGCAAGCGATCGCCAAGTGGAAGCCGTAGGTGCGACGGCCACTTTAATGTGTGAACGATTGCAAGCAGCCCAGATTCAACTCGCACCTGCTGAGGCGACGGTGTTAGCTCTTGGCATTCACGTCGATACAGGTTCCCTCAGCTACGACCAAAGCACCCCTCGTGATGCTCAAGCACTGGCCTGGCTGATGACTCAAGGGGCAAATCTACGAGTCTTGCGGGAGTATGTGGAACCCGGACTGTCTGCACCGCTGCAAGCGCTTTTGAGTCAGTCCCTCGAGGTCTTGGAGTTGGAGGAACGACGGGGCAAAACCCTCGCGCGAGTTTTGCTGCCCGTGGATGGCTATTTGACCGGCCTCTCCAGCCTTGCCGCTCAGTTATTTGCCCTAACCGAAGCCGATTTACTGCTGCTGGGCGTTCACTATCCGGTGGAAGGCAGTACCGATCGCCGCTTGACCGTGATCGGGCGATCGCGGATTGAAGGACCGGATCTGGGTCAAACCTTTCGGCAGTGGGGCGGTGGTGGGCATGCCCGTGCTGCTTCGCTGAATTGGCGAGGTACCGCAATCGCAGCAACGTGGGCAGCGATCGGGGCTGCAGTTTTGGAGCAACTGCCTGCTCCGCTGTTGGCTCGCGATTTGATGTCCTCGCCAGTGCGAACGGTGCGCCCCGAAATTGCGATCGCGGAAGCCGAACGGATCCTGCTGCGCTACGGTCATTCCGGCCTGTCGGTCGTGGACGAACAGGATCAACTCGTTGGCATCATCTCCCGCCGCGACTTGGATTTAGCGCTGCACCATGGTTTTGGCCATGCACCGGTCAAGGGCTACATGACTCTTAATCCCAAGACGATCAGCCCCGAAACGAGTCTGCCGGAAATTGAAGACCTGATGGTCACCTACGACATTGGCCGTCTACCGGTGCTCGATCGCGACCAACTCGTCGGCATCGTTACTCGCACGGATGTGCTACGCCAACTGCATCAGGATCAACAGCGCCAAACACCGCCGCTGAATGCGCCTGCTTGCCTGCTACCCGGCACACCCCGCGATTGGCTCCGCCAGCGCTTGATTCCTGCGCAATGGGAGCTCCTAGAAACGGCGGCGCACTTTGCTGAAGAACGGGGCTGGCATCTCTATCTCGTCGGCGGTGGTGTGCGTGATCTCTTCCTTGCTCAGACCGATGCACCGTTGCTAATCAGCGATATCGATCTGGTCGTCGATGGGTTTCACCGCGCTCTGTCCGAAGCAGCGGGAGTCGAACTAGCGCAATTGCTGCGCGATCGCTATCCGCAGGCGCGGCTGGAAGTGCATGGACGGTTCCAAACGGCGGCGCTGCTCTGGCACGAAGATCCGGTGTTTGAGTCGCTCTGGGTAGATATCGCCACGGCGCGCACGGAGTTCTATCCCTACCCAGCAGCCAACCCCGAAGTCGAAGCCAGCTCAATCCGCCAAGACCTCTACCGGCGCGACTTTACGATTAATGCCCTTGCAATTCGTCTGACCGAACCTCACGCTGGCGAACTCCTCGACTTTTTTGGGGGACGGCTCGATCTCGAAGCCCGTCAGGTGCGCGTTCTCCATGTCAACAGCTTCATCGAAGATCCAACGCGTATTTTTCGAGCGGTGCGCTTTGCCGTGCGCCTCAGCTTTGCGATCGAAGACCAAACGCGGCGACAAATTCGCTATGCCCTCGACAGTGGCGTCTATCAGCGTACTCAAGGGGAAAACAGCATTACGCCCGCGCTGCAAACCCGTCTGCGGGCAGAACTACAACTGATTTTGGAGGCGCAATATTGGCTGCCCGCCCTGCGGGAACTTGGCTCTCTGCAAGCCTTCCGTTGTCTGCACAGTGATTGTTGGTGGACGCGATCGCTCGAAGCCCAGCTCCGTCGCTGCGATCGCCTTAATCGGCGCTGGCAACAGCAAGCTCATCCGTCACTCAAACCCGTACCGCCTTGGCTGCTACGGCTGCAAAGTCTGCTGACCAGCCTGCCAGAGCCGGGGCCGATCGCCCAACGCTTGCAACTGCCACAGGAAGTGATTCAACGCTTGCAACAGTGGCCGGAAGCGATCGCTCAGCTCACCCAACTGGATTCTGCACAACTCCCGAGTCAGCTCTATCGCCAGCTAGCGGACTACGACCCGATCACTCTACTGTTAGCTGCGGCTGTCTTACCGCGATCGCAGCGCCGCGTGATCAGCCGCTATCTCTGGGAGTGGCTGCCGCTGGAATTACCGATTAGCGGCCATGATCTCAAAACGCTGGGCTATCGGCCTGGCCCTCAATTCCGTGAGATTCTCGAGGCTCTGCACGGTGCGGTTCTGGATGGCAAAGTACCGGCTGGCAGCGATGAAGCGGCTCGACAGCGGGTTCTCCATTGGCTGAGCGATCGCTATCCCCATCCTTAG
- the rppA gene encoding two-component system response regulator RppA yields MRILLVDDEEALTAPLHRMLCREGYEVDVASDGQTGEQMATQQVYDLLILDWMLPERSGLELCRSVRSRDRQVPVLFLTARDTVDDRVQGLDAGADDYLVKPFELKELLARVRALLRRSPRQESPEVPRLCCGDLALDVPNQLAYRQGRCIELSEKETQLLAVLMQHPGQLVSHQALQSQVWGLANPPSSNVLAAQIRLLRRKLEAPGETPLIFSVYGKGYRFQAADSV; encoded by the coding sequence ATGCGAATTCTGCTTGTGGATGACGAAGAAGCTCTGACTGCGCCTCTCCATCGCATGCTCTGTCGTGAGGGATATGAAGTTGATGTCGCTAGCGACGGTCAGACAGGGGAGCAGATGGCAACGCAACAGGTTTACGACTTATTGATCTTGGATTGGATGCTCCCAGAGCGATCGGGCTTGGAGCTCTGTCGGTCGGTACGGAGTCGCGATCGCCAAGTGCCAGTTCTCTTCCTGACCGCTCGCGATACGGTAGATGACCGCGTTCAAGGCTTGGATGCGGGGGCGGATGACTATTTGGTCAAACCCTTTGAGCTAAAAGAATTACTGGCTCGCGTGCGTGCCTTGCTGCGGCGATCGCCTCGGCAAGAGTCCCCAGAAGTCCCTCGTCTCTGCTGTGGTGACCTTGCGCTCGATGTCCCCAATCAACTGGCCTATCGTCAAGGTCGTTGCATTGAACTGTCGGAAAAGGAAACACAACTACTAGCCGTGCTCATGCAACATCCCGGTCAGCTCGTGAGCCACCAAGCGTTGCAATCTCAAGTCTGGGGATTGGCAAATCCTCCCAGTAGTAATGTTTTGGCTGCTCAAATCCGATTACTGCGCCGAAAACTCGAAGCCCCTGGTGAGACACCGCTCATTTTCAGCGTCTATGGCAAGGGCTATCGTTTCCAAGCTGCCGATTCTGTCTAA
- the gloB gene encoding hydroxyacylglutathione hydrolase has translation MRIDCLPALQDNYIFLLVDPEQHEAAVVDPAEAEPVLAALDAEGLTLTAILNTHHHGDHVGGNRQLLQHFPTVTVYASAVDRDRIPGQTVLLQAGDRIQVCGQTAEVFFVPGHTRGHVAYYFEQVAGAEARGALFCGDTLFAGGCGRLFEGTPAQMLDSLQQLRSLPDDTAVYCAHEYTLNNLRFALTVDPDNLELRERYQAVAIARQQGLATIPSRIDLEKATNPFLRWDQPAVQATVHSVNPVQTFARLRGLKDQF, from the coding sequence ATGCGGATTGATTGCCTGCCCGCTCTCCAAGACAACTACATCTTTCTGCTGGTTGACCCCGAGCAACACGAAGCCGCTGTTGTCGATCCGGCTGAAGCTGAGCCGGTTCTTGCTGCCCTCGATGCCGAGGGACTGACCTTGACGGCGATTCTCAACACTCACCACCACGGCGATCATGTGGGTGGCAACCGTCAGTTGCTGCAGCATTTCCCCACTGTGACTGTCTATGCCAGTGCAGTCGATCGCGATCGCATTCCTGGCCAAACAGTTTTGCTCCAAGCGGGCGATCGCATCCAAGTCTGTGGACAGACAGCAGAAGTTTTCTTTGTGCCCGGCCATACTCGTGGCCATGTGGCCTACTACTTTGAGCAGGTTGCTGGTGCAGAAGCAAGGGGTGCTTTGTTTTGCGGAGATACGTTATTTGCCGGTGGCTGCGGCCGTCTGTTTGAAGGGACGCCTGCTCAAATGCTGGACTCCCTCCAACAGCTACGATCGCTCCCCGATGACACTGCCGTCTATTGCGCCCATGAGTACACCTTGAATAATCTGCGGTTTGCGCTGACGGTGGATCCTGACAATCTTGAGCTGCGAGAACGCTATCAAGCCGTCGCGATCGCTCGACAGCAAGGACTCGCCACGATTCCCAGCCGAATTGACCTCGAAAAAGCGACGAATCCTTTTTTGCGCTGGGATCAACCAGCAGTCCAAGCTACTGTTCACAGCGTCAATCCCGTTCAGACCTTTGCCAGACTTCGCGGTCTGAAAGATCAGTTTTAA
- a CDS encoding zinc ribbon domain-containing protein, which produces MWSRLRQWFSSAFRKSRTINNEPLNKVSLVVIIIIDIFILSNVFSGLAEVSRWPLTASESYPCYQDWQIYQDPQLRQEKNQGFVLVSSAVKVGMKTIDGSNPQLLLTEQYKQLQSDRLGEVAPLCWQYAERYDKISKANYSNLLTSIDERRVGISRLEDQNRKIREQYDSSLLEEIAGQAPDQAITDVSAAQARQTLEANQAKIQTLRREISDFENRLLTQPISQSFLSFLADQSRFQAVLQGYQQAGFWYPALQLLLQILFLAPLLAIAGGIHRYAQQRGYGLLALLSWHLLVIFSLPLIFKAFELLRINLIFDALSQVVQLLFGRLLFLVNYLYIFLIPAIGFGIIKIAQAWIFNPRLQAANRVQKSRCIKCAKRLPNQEAHCPHCGHYQYVECSHCHQLTYQYLPYCRACGSAQRSR; this is translated from the coding sequence ATGTGGTCACGTCTCAGACAGTGGTTCTCATCAGCATTTCGTAAGTCTAGAACAATCAATAATGAACCACTTAATAAAGTTAGTCTCGTTGTCATCATTATTATCGATATTTTTATTCTTTCGAATGTCTTTTCTGGTTTAGCTGAAGTTAGTCGATGGCCGCTAACAGCTAGTGAGTCTTACCCTTGCTATCAGGACTGGCAGATTTATCAAGATCCACAATTGCGTCAAGAGAAAAATCAAGGTTTTGTGCTAGTTTCATCAGCTGTGAAAGTGGGCATGAAAACCATCGATGGATCTAACCCACAACTTTTACTCACAGAACAATATAAACAGTTACAAAGCGATCGCTTGGGTGAAGTTGCACCGTTGTGTTGGCAATATGCAGAGCGATACGACAAGATTTCAAAAGCGAACTACTCTAACTTGCTGACTTCCATCGATGAGAGACGAGTTGGGATTAGTCGGCTAGAAGATCAAAATCGAAAAATTCGCGAACAGTATGATTCGTCCTTGCTAGAGGAAATTGCTGGGCAGGCTCCCGATCAGGCAATCACAGATGTGAGTGCAGCACAGGCGCGTCAAACGCTAGAGGCCAATCAAGCGAAGATTCAAACCCTTCGTCGTGAAATTTCAGATTTTGAGAACAGGCTCCTAACACAACCCATAAGTCAGTCTTTTCTCAGTTTCCTCGCCGATCAGAGCCGTTTTCAGGCCGTATTACAGGGCTATCAGCAGGCTGGATTTTGGTATCCTGCTCTGCAACTATTACTGCAGATTCTCTTTCTTGCTCCTCTGCTCGCGATCGCGGGTGGTATCCATCGTTATGCTCAGCAGAGAGGCTATGGATTGCTGGCTTTGCTGAGCTGGCATCTGTTAGTCATCTTCTCGCTACCGCTCATCTTTAAAGCCTTTGAGCTGCTTCGCATCAATCTCATTTTTGATGCTCTCTCTCAGGTAGTACAGCTACTTTTTGGCCGTCTGCTTTTTCTCGTTAATTATCTCTATATCTTCCTAATTCCTGCGATCGGCTTTGGTATTATCAAAATTGCCCAAGCTTGGATCTTTAATCCTCGTCTACAGGCTGCTAATCGAGTTCAAAAATCTCGATGTATTAAATGTGCTAAACGTCTCCCCAATCAAGAGGCGCACTGCCCTCACTGTGGTCATTATCAGTATGTTGAATGCAGTCACTGTCATCAACTGACTTATCAGTACTTGCCCTATTGTCGTGCCTGCGGATCAGCACAGCGATCGCGTTAA
- a CDS encoding VOC family protein, protein MTLKRLGHVAICVKDIEAAAVFYQGLGLELVWKDADWAYLKAGEDGLALLGPSYKQAGPHFGFIFHDRAEIDTAYEQLKAQGVELTRIHEHRDGTASFYGKDLDGNWFEYLYEPATQAVKTPIAV, encoded by the coding sequence ATGACTCTTAAACGTCTCGGCCACGTCGCCATTTGTGTCAAAGATATCGAAGCTGCGGCTGTGTTTTACCAAGGATTAGGCCTAGAGCTGGTTTGGAAGGATGCCGACTGGGCGTACCTCAAGGCCGGTGAGGATGGATTGGCCCTGTTAGGACCGAGCTACAAGCAAGCAGGTCCCCACTTTGGCTTTATCTTCCACGATCGCGCTGAAATCGACACAGCCTATGAGCAACTGAAAGCTCAAGGAGTGGAACTCACCCGCATCCACGAGCATCGGGATGGCACGGCTTCTTTCTATGGAAAAGATCTTGATGGTAACTGGTTTGAATATCTCTATGAACCTGCCACCCAAGCAGTCAAAACACCTATAGCCGTTTAA
- a CDS encoding endo-1,4-beta-xylanase, which yields MTRFALKRRQFLLGIGGLSAALLTGQPLRVEAQQPSLAELAKQRSLLWGAAISTEMLTIPDWAGLYRQQTRLLVPEWEMKWAVLQPDRDRFDFSRPDRLLTFARSYQAQLRGHTLLWHQQLPTWLNNLTATETATALQRYIDTVVGHYRGQLQSWDVINEPIAEDGYGLRPNRWLQQLGPNYLEQALRWARVADAQVPLVINDYGLEPDSPLATRKRQQLLQLVETLRDRDAPLQAIGFQAHLVANPQAPPSFTGFAEFLAELSRFDLDFYITELDVNDRALPANFAERDREVAHLYQRFLTAVLPTPRLKLVTTWGLSDRLSWLNQFAPRADGLPQRPLPFDFNFQPTETYGILVSLLQSQSVSN from the coding sequence TTGACTCGTTTTGCACTTAAACGACGGCAGTTTTTGCTGGGAATTGGAGGTCTCTCTGCAGCATTGCTGACGGGTCAGCCGCTGCGGGTTGAAGCACAGCAGCCATCACTGGCTGAGCTCGCAAAACAGCGGTCGCTGCTCTGGGGGGCGGCCATCAGCACAGAGATGCTGACGATCCCTGACTGGGCCGGCCTCTACCGGCAACAGACTCGTCTCCTAGTGCCGGAGTGGGAAATGAAATGGGCGGTTTTGCAGCCCGATCGCGATCGCTTTGACTTCAGCCGTCCCGATCGCCTGCTAACTTTTGCCCGCTCCTACCAAGCTCAGTTACGAGGGCACACCTTACTCTGGCACCAGCAGCTGCCAACTTGGCTCAATAATCTGACGGCCACAGAAACCGCAACAGCACTGCAACGCTACATCGACACCGTTGTTGGCCACTACCGAGGCCAGTTGCAGTCTTGGGATGTGATCAATGAACCAATCGCAGAAGATGGGTATGGTTTGCGGCCGAATCGTTGGTTGCAACAGCTTGGCCCCAACTATCTTGAGCAAGCTCTGCGCTGGGCACGGGTGGCTGATGCCCAAGTTCCATTGGTGATTAATGACTATGGCCTAGAGCCCGACAGCCCCCTAGCAACCCGTAAGCGTCAGCAGTTGTTGCAACTGGTGGAGACCCTGCGCGATCGCGATGCTCCCCTGCAGGCGATCGGGTTTCAGGCACACTTAGTCGCCAATCCCCAAGCACCCCCAAGTTTTACAGGGTTTGCAGAGTTTTTGGCGGAGCTTAGTCGCTTTGATCTGGACTTTTATATCACGGAGCTTGATGTCAATGACCGAGCTTTGCCTGCCAACTTTGCCGAACGCGATCGAGAGGTGGCCCACCTCTATCAACGCTTTTTAACGGCAGTGCTCCCCACCCCTCGCCTCAAGTTGGTGACCACTTGGGGACTCAGCGATCGCTTGAGTTGGCTCAATCAATTCGCTCCCCGCGCAGACGGGCTACCGCAGCGTCCTCTTCCATTCGACTTCAACTTTCAACCCACCGAGACCTATGGCATCCTCGTCAGCCTCCTCCAATCCCAATCGGTTTCAAACTGA
- a CDS encoding HlyD family secretion protein codes for MASSSASSNPNRFQTDLTTKPQRSNAANFVVISLGILILLSGVGLLFYALVTTRGRDAIINAKVITLQAPDDGIVTDFQIRPGEEVPANQPLLRIENARASTFDQARLQTQLNTEQQKLKLQQDQLAAIVQLRQQVELDSRNQQRLEITKFTELRRKLQADISAAREQLALAQRIYQRRQALAATGAVSVEVADQAETEYLRQRDILNALTKELASREQDLQAARLGLTLVNTRSNYDPGVRLQELKLQESQLRSQVAAQTAQVNGLKNQLQEITRNTRSRQEIPLASPVPTVLWQASVSNGDVVTRGQTLAKTIDCRDRWVDVYIGETALRKIRVGEPARVDLIGKDRSLEGKVIFIRSGVGRLRVGEDVLPSIPINLARESQVRIQLNPDKIQPSEFCDVGFTGRVTFQNL; via the coding sequence ATGGCATCCTCGTCAGCCTCCTCCAATCCCAATCGGTTTCAAACTGATTTGACCACAAAACCTCAACGGAGTAATGCCGCTAACTTTGTGGTCATTAGTCTCGGTATTTTGATCCTCCTCAGCGGCGTCGGCTTATTGTTTTATGCATTGGTGACAACCCGAGGACGCGATGCCATTATCAATGCCAAAGTCATTACACTCCAAGCCCCAGACGATGGCATTGTGACTGATTTTCAAATCAGGCCTGGGGAAGAAGTCCCTGCAAATCAGCCACTCTTACGGATTGAGAATGCTCGCGCCAGCACCTTTGATCAAGCACGCTTACAAACACAACTGAACACCGAGCAGCAAAAGCTAAAACTCCAACAGGATCAATTGGCAGCTATCGTCCAACTCCGTCAACAGGTAGAGCTTGATAGCCGCAATCAGCAGCGTCTAGAAATTACAAAGTTTACCGAGCTTCGTCGCAAGCTCCAAGCAGACATCAGTGCAGCACGAGAGCAATTGGCACTCGCACAAAGAATCTATCAGCGACGACAAGCCTTAGCAGCAACCGGTGCAGTCTCAGTTGAAGTTGCTGATCAAGCAGAAACAGAGTATCTGCGACAGCGAGATATTCTCAATGCCTTAACCAAGGAACTCGCTAGCCGCGAGCAAGATCTCCAAGCCGCAAGATTAGGACTGACTCTAGTCAATACGCGCAGTAACTATGATCCGGGCGTACGGCTGCAGGAACTCAAGCTACAAGAGAGTCAGCTGCGATCGCAGGTGGCTGCGCAAACTGCTCAAGTCAATGGACTGAAAAATCAATTGCAAGAAATTACTCGCAACACGCGATCGCGCCAGGAGATTCCGCTAGCCAGTCCTGTTCCCACGGTTTTATGGCAAGCATCGGTGAGCAATGGCGATGTTGTAACACGGGGTCAAACATTAGCCAAAACGATTGACTGCCGCGATCGCTGGGTTGATGTCTACATTGGTGAAACTGCTTTGCGTAAGATTCGAGTAGGTGAACCAGCTCGAGTCGATTTAATTGGCAAAGATAGATCTTTAGAAGGAAAAGTTATTTTTATCCGATCTGGCGTTGGTCGGTTGCGAGTAGGCGAAGATGTTTTGCCCTCAATTCCTATTAATCTTGCCCGAGAAAGTCAGGTTCGTATTCAGCTCAATCCTGACAAGATACAACCCTCTGAGTTCTGTGATGTTGGCTTTACAGGCCGTGTCACCTTCCAGAACCTTTAG